The Phormidium yuhuli AB48 DNA window TAGAGGAGCCTTTTGATAGACCTTGAGCCGATTCGTCCATCAGTCGGGGTTGACTTAGGGATAAGAACCTTTGCCCACCTCAGTAGAGTGGGGAGTATGTCAACGTAGGTTAAACTAGGACAGGCAATGATATCAGGAGCGATGGAGCCAGATTCTTTACCGACCGAATTAATTCTGAGTGAGTCTACCAAATCTCTGGGGCGGGTGTACCTGGATTGGGCGCCGCAGCCGGGGCATTACCTGGATGTCAAACAACAGACCTATAAGGTTTTAGAACGCCGACATCGCTATCATCTCAAGTCAGGTCGCTACCGATTACACCAAATCGCCCTCTATGTTCAGACCGCTCAACGTCCTGAGGAGATGACCGATGTTGAAGGTCGTTGGCTGATTGGGGACCTCTCCTGTCGCTACAATGCTCGTTCGGAATTGATGCGTTGTGCGATTAATCCCCAGGGTCCTTGTGCTGGATGTCGGCATTATGAACCCCTCAATGGGTCGGCTTGAGGTTTGAGCTAGCATAGGGCTATGATCAGCCTATTCTGAAAACTCTAGTCTCTGGGAGCGTTGAAACGAATGATGGGTCCTTCTGACTGGAACGTCTGGTGCATTTTGCTGGCGTCACCGATTTTGCTGGCCTGCGGTCAAGTAGGGAACTCCGGTAGCGAGGACCCGGCTACCCCTAACTCGGGGTCTCCCCAGGAGATTAATCCTCAGATGAACTCCGACGCCTCGACTGAGGACGAGATGGAGACGGTGGATTTGGAGGAGGCAGACTCTGAGGCTCTGCCGATGGAGGGGAGCACCTATCGTCATCCTGAGGGGGTCTTTGAGATTTCCTTTCCGCCCAATTATGCCTGGCGACCTCAGGCGAACGGTGTTCGCTTTTTGGCGGCGAATGGGGAGTTTGGAGGAGAGGTGATTTATTTTGAGGTGGAGGAGAGCTTGACGACGGAGGAGTTGGGGGAGTTGTACCGCCAACGGGCTCAAGAGGTTTTTCGTCAGATAGCCTGGCAACGCTCAGAATTACAACCTGATGGGAGTGTTCGCCTAGATTGGCGCGGGAAGAATGCGGGAGGACAAGACCTCGA harbors:
- a CDS encoding DUF6464 family protein; translation: MEPDSLPTELILSESTKSLGRVYLDWAPQPGHYLDVKQQTYKVLERRHRYHLKSGRYRLHQIALYVQTAQRPEEMTDVEGRWLIGDLSCRYNARSELMRCAINPQGPCAGCRHYEPLNGSA